Genomic segment of Polycladomyces abyssicola:
GCATCCATAAATTGCGCAAAAATCCATCCGGTGTGCATCGGTCTGGTCAGCGGCTTGTCTTCATCCAGCAATGCGACGAGCAGCTCCAGACAGATGCATTGCCTGATTTTCTCCTGAATCTCTTCGGGATCCACTTCTCGTTGTGGTTCAATCATCGTATTAATCAATTTGACCACCGTTTTCGATAATAATGAATGAAGTTCAGATTCCAATATAAATCCATACCGCAAAAAACGCAAGAGTGTTTATCCAAAACAGGGATTTTTTGTTTTCATCCAAAAAAACAGCGGCTCGCTTAATCAGCGAACCGCTTCACTTGCCTGGCAGCGTCCTACTCTCCCAGGGGCTCCCGCCCCAAGTACCATCGGCGCTGGAGGGCTTAACTTCCGTGTTCGGAATGGGAACGGGTGGTTCCCCTCCACTATCACCACCAGACGAGATTGATTATACAACCTTGTCGCCGATTTGACAAGCCCCCTTTTAAACGGAGGCTTGTTCTTGTACCGGCTCCGGGTTTCGCGAGGGCAGTCCGAAAAAAGTTTCAATTTCCCGCATCATCTCCACCACTTCGCAATCATGACAGATCAGGTGGCGGGATTGTGGTAATAGCACCAGCTTCTTCTCGACTGATCCGATTTCATGGTAGAGATGGATCGCACCTTTGGGCTTAACCACATCGTCGCGCTCTCCCTGGATGATCAGCGTCGGAATGCGCACTTCAGGGAATTTGGGACGAACGTGTTCCACCAGTTGGAAAAACTGAGCGAAGGAGCGAAACGAAGAGCGCATGGTGCGCCTCATGTAGACTTTGAGCGGCAAGGCCCGAGCGCGTTTGTTAAACGGACTTTTCAGCGTTTCTGCCATACCTCGGACGATTTCCGGCGTGTTAACGGAGAAGACGGCCGGGCTGAGCAATGCCATTTTGCCAACGGGATACCGTACTGCCAGATCGATGGCGATAAGGCTTCCCATTGAAAAACCGACCAGATGGACAGGATCGCACTCTCGGCGAAGCTGGATCAACGCTTCCTCGGCACTTTGAATCCAGTCCTGCCAAGAGGACGATCGCATCTCTTTCCGCGTACCGCCGTGTCCGGCCAAAAGCGGAGCGGATACGGGCAAATTCAGTTCCTGTAAACGATCGAGTACAGGTTGGACGTCATGCGGCGTACCGGCGTAACCATGGATCAGCAAAAAGCCTTCCACCGTCATACGCTCCTTCTTGCGGCTTCAAAAGAAAAACAGCTGGGAAACACCCGCTGTTGATCTGTTATTTCTATCGTACCCACAGTGGATGGAAATCATGTTTGGTGTTATTTCACAAAATATCCGACCAACAAAGTGAGCAGGATGAATAACACCGCTAGCACCACGGTGATTTTGTTGAGAAGTGCGTCGATGCCGCGCGCTTTTGTTTTTCCCAACAGGTGCT
This window contains:
- the secG gene encoding preprotein translocase subunit SecG, which gives rise to MEIAAKILLAIVSIALIIVVLLQSGKSPGLSGAIGGGAEHLLGKTKARGIDALLNKITVVLAVLFILLTLLVGYFVK
- a CDS encoding alpha/beta hydrolase encodes the protein MEGFLLIHGYAGTPHDVQPVLDRLQELNLPVSAPLLAGHGGTRKEMRSSSWQDWIQSAEEALIQLRRECDPVHLVGFSMGSLIAIDLAVRYPVGKMALLSPAVFSVNTPEIVRGMAETLKSPFNKRARALPLKVYMRRTMRSSFRSFAQFFQLVEHVRPKFPEVRIPTLIIQGERDDVVKPKGAIHLYHEIGSVEKKLVLLPQSRHLICHDCEVVEMMREIETFFGLPSRNPEPVQEQASV